One genomic window of Arthrobacter caoxuetaonis includes the following:
- a CDS encoding riboflavin synthase, translated as MFTGIVAEQGSVVSLEPDATGAGKVLVIDAPLTSAELGLGGSIAVNGVCLTATAIDGARISLDVMGETLDRTTTGGLEPGRKVNLERCVPAGGRLDGHVVQGHVDGVGTLLEREDLGSWDRLRFGVPPQLARYIAEKGSIAVDGVSLTVTAVSVPQDPAPWFEVGLIPTTLAETGLGALQPGSPVNLEVDVLAKYAERLLAFAAPASGTEEES; from the coding sequence GTGTTTACCGGCATTGTCGCTGAACAGGGCAGCGTAGTTTCCCTGGAACCCGATGCCACCGGCGCCGGAAAGGTGCTGGTCATCGATGCTCCGCTCACGTCCGCGGAGCTGGGGCTTGGCGGATCGATCGCCGTCAACGGGGTCTGCCTCACCGCGACCGCCATCGACGGAGCCCGCATTTCACTCGACGTCATGGGCGAAACCCTGGACCGCACCACCACCGGCGGGCTGGAACCCGGGCGGAAGGTAAACCTGGAGCGGTGTGTGCCCGCCGGCGGACGGCTGGACGGCCACGTGGTGCAGGGGCACGTAGACGGCGTCGGGACACTGCTGGAACGCGAGGACCTGGGCAGCTGGGACCGGCTGCGCTTCGGTGTGCCGCCGCAGCTGGCCCGGTACATCGCGGAGAAGGGCTCGATCGCCGTCGACGGCGTCTCCCTCACCGTTACTGCCGTGAGCGTGCCGCAGGACCCGGCGCCGTGGTTCGAAGTCGGGCTGATTCCCACCACTCTGGCCGAGACCGGCCTTGGTGCCCTGCAGCCCGGGAGCCCGGTGAACCTGGAAGTGGATGTACTGGCGAAGTACGCCGAACGGCTGCTGGCGTTTGCGGCGCCTGCATCCGGAACCGAGGAGGAGTCATGA